Within the Pradoshia eiseniae genome, the region AATGAGGAGGAATCTCTTCATTATTGACGAGAATGGTATCCACGCATCTTGAACCAAGATGCTCATTGAGCACCTTCAAATGATCACTTGCCGTATAGTTCAGCGTCTCTCCAGCTTGGGTCATCAAATTACAAATATATACCTTAGATGCCTTTGAATTCGCAATCTCTTCAGCAATGGAAGGGACAACAAGATTCGGAAGAATACTTGTATATAAGCTGCCGGGTCCCATCAAGATCATATCTGCATTCCGGATAGCCTCCAGTGTTTCCTTTGGCGGCTCGATATGCTCCGGGCTAAGGAATACGCGCTTAATACGCTTGCCGGAATACGGAATTTTGGACTCGCCCGTAACAATTTCTCCATCTTCAAGCTCCGCATGCAAAACGACACTTTGGTTCGCCGAAGGCAACACCTGCCCTTTTACATTGAGAACCTTGCTCATCTCTTGGATTGCATGAACGAAATCTCCTGTAATCGAAGTCATAGCAGCTAAGATAAGATTCCCAAGAGCATGACCGCTCAAATGGTCTGCATTATCAAAACGGTGCTGGAACATCTGTTCAACAAGCGGTTCAACTTCAGACAACGCGGCAAGGACATTTCTTATATCTCCAGGTGCCGGTATATCCAGTTCATCACGGAGACGCCCTGAGCTGCCTCCGTCGTCCGCTACCGTGACAATGGCCGTAATATCAACAGGATAGTTTTTCAGGCCGCGAAGCAGCACAGGCAACCCTGTACCGCCGCCAATAATGGCTACCCTAGGTTGTCTTAACTTGGACGTCATCTGTGTGTACCTTCCTTTTATTGATATCCCGATGGGTTACTCTCGTATCATATTCATCCTTATAACGATCTTCAAGGAATTCAGCCAAGGTGACAGAACGGTGCTGGCCTCCGGTACAACC harbors:
- a CDS encoding gluconeogenesis factor YvcK family protein; this translates as MTSKLRQPRVAIIGGGTGLPVLLRGLKNYPVDITAIVTVADDGGSSGRLRDELDIPAPGDIRNVLAALSEVEPLVEQMFQHRFDNADHLSGHALGNLILAAMTSITGDFVHAIQEMSKVLNVKGQVLPSANQSVVLHAELEDGEIVTGESKIPYSGKRIKRVFLSPEHIEPPKETLEAIRNADMILMGPGSLYTSILPNLVVPSIAEEIANSKASKVYICNLMTQAGETLNYTASDHLKVLNEHLGSRCVDTILVNNEEIPPHLKLKYKEEYAQPVIFDIKRLEKLGVKVIKENIVSIHNNRVRHDTVAVASIIYSLINKNGLHVTRVNGLNG